From a region of the Marinomonas mediterranea MMB-1 genome:
- a CDS encoding flavin-dependent oxidoreductase, which translates to MTSNQHTSSLPVLIAGGGIGGLATALTLHQIGIPCIVFESVVELKPLGVGINIQPNAVRELYDLGITDDELESIGIKTKEWALVGLNGKDVYSEPRGLEAGYKWPQYSVYRGELQMLLYRLAKERLGSDAIKTGHKVVGYENLSNSKGVVAKVKLASGELIDVQGSLLVAADGLHSAVRAQMHPNQPPIHWGGAVMWRGVAKSLPIRTGASFVGVGRHDHRVVFYPISEPDPETGLVDVNWIAEVTMDTSDGLNGDWNKKVDVEDIVHHFEGWNYDWLDVPSMLRGSSDIYEYPMIDRDPVPTWQDKNVILLGDAAHVMYPTGSNGATQAIVDARILGACLIENGVSAQALEAFNGRLCEDISKVVLRNRGLGPFILLKMLDERCNGEFDDIEEVFPKADREEAMLRYKSAAGYEMEKLNQSPATIDVSALK; encoded by the coding sequence ATGACATCAAATCAACATACTTCATCTCTTCCTGTTCTTATTGCCGGCGGTGGAATTGGTGGGCTTGCTACTGCGTTAACCCTCCATCAAATTGGTATTCCTTGCATTGTTTTCGAGTCTGTCGTTGAGCTGAAACCGCTGGGCGTCGGCATCAATATTCAACCAAACGCAGTGAGAGAGCTCTACGATCTGGGGATTACTGACGACGAGCTTGAGTCCATAGGCATTAAGACAAAAGAGTGGGCACTGGTTGGATTGAATGGTAAAGACGTGTATTCCGAGCCTCGTGGCTTAGAGGCAGGTTATAAATGGCCACAATACTCTGTGTATCGTGGTGAGCTACAAATGCTTTTGTATCGATTAGCGAAAGAGCGATTAGGTTCCGATGCCATTAAAACGGGACACAAAGTCGTAGGGTACGAGAACCTTTCAAATTCTAAAGGCGTTGTCGCGAAGGTTAAATTAGCGTCAGGTGAATTGATTGACGTTCAAGGCTCGCTTCTCGTCGCAGCCGATGGTTTGCACTCTGCAGTGCGTGCACAAATGCACCCAAATCAACCGCCTATACATTGGGGTGGTGCTGTGATGTGGCGCGGCGTCGCGAAAAGCTTACCGATCCGTACGGGCGCTTCTTTTGTGGGCGTCGGACGTCACGATCACCGAGTGGTTTTTTACCCTATTTCTGAGCCTGATCCTGAAACCGGTCTGGTTGATGTAAACTGGATTGCCGAAGTCACCATGGATACGTCAGACGGTTTGAATGGCGACTGGAATAAAAAAGTAGACGTTGAAGACATCGTTCACCATTTTGAAGGGTGGAATTACGATTGGTTAGACGTTCCTTCAATGTTGCGCGGTTCATCAGATATATATGAATACCCGATGATTGATCGCGATCCGGTACCAACATGGCAAGATAAAAACGTAATCCTTCTGGGTGACGCTGCCCATGTAATGTACCCAACAGGCTCTAATGGCGCGACTCAAGCCATCGTCGATGCACGTATTTTAGGTGCTTGCCTGATTGAAAATGGTGTGTCGGCACAGGCTTTGGAAGCCTTTAATGGGCGTTTATGTGAAGACATATCAAAAGTCGTGTTGAGAAACAGAGGGTTGGGCCCATTCATTCTATTAAAAATGTTGGATGAACGTTGTAATGGCGAGTTTGATGATATCGAAGAGGTATTTCCAAAGGCGGATCGCGAAGAAGCGATGTTACGCTATAAGTCCGCTGCAGGTTATGAGATGGAAAAACTCAACCAATCTCCCGCAACAATTGATGTCTCTGCGCTGAAATAG
- a CDS encoding cyclic nucleotide-binding domain-containing protein, with amino-acid sequence MKKLNIHDCPYDLSIERLKTASIFGALGPDAIEFLLTNGNLEEFEEGETVFEKDEVADGFYIILDGEIELFKDKEAYEKAMKFGEGSIGFGEELGYCTMIALLPRAANARTSKKTLVLKVDSYVFGQFHDYYAFDFGILILNLSRDMARKLRLLSGTLSEHDITVDRS; translated from the coding sequence ATGAAAAAATTAAACATTCACGACTGCCCCTATGACTTAAGCATAGAAAGACTTAAAACAGCGTCTATTTTTGGCGCCCTCGGACCTGATGCTATCGAATTTCTACTCACTAATGGCAATTTGGAAGAATTCGAAGAGGGAGAGACCGTATTTGAAAAGGACGAGGTTGCCGATGGTTTTTATATCATCCTAGATGGTGAAATCGAACTGTTTAAAGACAAAGAAGCCTATGAAAAAGCCATGAAATTTGGCGAAGGCTCAATCGGTTTTGGCGAAGAACTTGGGTATTGCACAATGATCGCCTTACTCCCTCGCGCCGCCAACGCACGCACCAGTAAGAAGACACTTGTCTTAAAAGTCGACTCGTATGTGTTTGGACAGTTTCACGACTATTACGCATTCGATTTCGGTATTCTGATCCTAAACTTATCACGCGATATGGCTAGAAAATTAAGATTGTTAAGCGGCACGTTATCCGAGCATGATATTACAGTTGATAGGTCGTAA
- a CDS encoding LysE family translocator, with protein sequence MSIDTFLLYAVVAFFYVISPGPAVFLALYNGAVNGLKVVMSSALGNILGLLVLSSCSISGLSALLLASATLFTIVKVVGASYLIYLGIKQIWATFKGAQKVSYQKEESGKTLFSYFKEGFFVAVTNPKPILFFVALFPQFLNTNASLAPQFAIMTSLFMAYSFISLTIYGALANRAKHFLSRGNNISWFHRLSGGIFVGLGASLLQVKATS encoded by the coding sequence ATGAGTATTGATACGTTCTTACTGTATGCCGTTGTCGCGTTTTTTTATGTTATAAGCCCTGGTCCTGCTGTTTTCCTCGCTTTGTATAACGGCGCTGTCAACGGACTTAAAGTGGTCATGTCTTCTGCGCTGGGCAATATATTGGGATTGCTGGTCTTATCGAGCTGTTCTATCAGTGGATTAAGCGCATTGTTGTTGGCCTCGGCCACCCTGTTTACCATCGTAAAAGTAGTGGGTGCAAGTTACCTGATTTATTTAGGCATTAAGCAAATTTGGGCAACATTCAAAGGTGCTCAAAAAGTCTCTTATCAAAAAGAAGAAAGCGGAAAAACACTTTTTTCTTACTTCAAAGAAGGCTTTTTTGTCGCCGTAACAAACCCGAAGCCGATTCTGTTTTTCGTTGCTTTGTTCCCACAGTTTTTGAATACGAATGCATCGCTTGCCCCTCAGTTCGCCATCATGACAAGTCTGTTTATGGCTTACTCATTTATCAGTTTGACGATATATGGCGCACTAGCAAACCGTGCTAAACACTTTCTTTCAAGAGGCAATAATATTAGCTGGTTTCATCGCTTAAGCGGCGGGATCTTTGTCGGACTTGGTGCTAGTTTGTTGCAAGTAAAGGCAACGTCTTAG
- a CDS encoding siderophore-interacting protein: protein MSTPRIRELTVLRKHYVTENMLRVTLGGENMDTLPKDHEGGYVKLVFPKGDGRLMRTYTIRNQSEQELDIDFVIHGAHKEQVSGPACTWARECIPGDKINVGGPGPKKLVSEDANWILIAGDMTALPAISVNIENLSNTTKGHVVIEVMSEQDIQPLTTPDGVELHWVINPHPGKDSDFLLNKIKSLNWYEGNTAVWAASEFSSMKKLRHFFKQEKGLDRKNMYISSYWKNGISEDEHKVVKSEDADKES from the coding sequence ATGTCTACCCCTCGTATTCGTGAACTTACCGTACTTAGAAAGCACTACGTTACAGAAAATATGCTTCGTGTCACACTAGGCGGCGAAAACATGGATACCCTTCCAAAAGATCATGAGGGCGGTTACGTTAAGCTTGTCTTCCCAAAGGGCGACGGTCGATTAATGCGCACCTACACCATTCGAAATCAATCGGAGCAAGAGCTCGACATTGATTTCGTTATTCACGGAGCGCATAAAGAGCAAGTCTCTGGACCAGCATGTACTTGGGCTCGCGAATGCATTCCAGGAGACAAAATCAATGTTGGTGGTCCGGGGCCGAAAAAACTCGTCTCAGAAGACGCTAACTGGATTTTAATCGCAGGCGATATGACAGCACTGCCCGCCATCAGCGTTAATATAGAGAATCTATCCAATACAACAAAGGGTCATGTGGTTATTGAAGTAATGTCTGAGCAAGACATTCAACCACTCACGACACCTGATGGCGTCGAGCTGCATTGGGTTATTAACCCACATCCGGGCAAGGACTCCGATTTCCTATTAAATAAAATCAAATCATTGAATTGGTACGAAGGGAACACTGCTGTTTGGGCTGCCAGTGAATTTAGCTCGATGAAGAAATTACGTCACTTTTTCAAACAAGAAAAAGGACTCGATAGAAAAAACATGTATATCTCAAGCTATTGGAAAAATGGCATTAGTGAAGACGAGCATAAGGTTGTTAAAAGTGAAGATGCAGATAAGGAATCGTAG
- a CDS encoding EamA family transporter yields MTASFISTLTIGLYNAIMWILVTLFAAACQSMRTAHQKTLSQKQGFLHATMARSLFGLPLVSLYLMLCWWLFGGVQMPSASEFFIYASVCSVMQILATYLMLRVFQSGSFALGTLLAKTEAVLAAVIGIPLLHYSLDVTAWLGITLGVFGALIMSVKFNNIRHAHRDMSLLAGLGSGLCFAITSVTASKASHALEGSVITSAGVALWYVLATQSILLCSIQIYRTRNVLAPITQSFGLSCKVGVLSSLGSIGWFTGFALVNPALVKTLGQIEILGTLYYSKKKFKEKVTPQQWVGGTMILISVILVTIAAV; encoded by the coding sequence ATGACAGCGAGCTTCATTTCTACTCTAACTATTGGTTTGTATAACGCTATTATGTGGATTTTAGTCACACTTTTTGCCGCCGCATGTCAGTCTATGCGGACGGCTCATCAAAAAACGCTTTCTCAAAAACAAGGCTTTTTACACGCCACCATGGCGCGATCTTTGTTCGGTTTGCCCTTGGTTTCTCTGTATTTGATGCTGTGCTGGTGGTTGTTCGGTGGCGTTCAAATGCCGAGTGCTTCCGAGTTTTTCATTTATGCAAGTGTGTGCTCAGTCATGCAAATTTTGGCAACTTACCTCATGTTGCGTGTTTTTCAATCGGGTAGCTTTGCATTAGGGACATTATTAGCGAAAACGGAAGCGGTACTGGCGGCTGTTATTGGAATTCCTTTGCTGCATTACTCGCTCGATGTGACGGCTTGGTTAGGTATTACGTTAGGTGTGTTCGGTGCTCTGATAATGAGTGTAAAATTTAATAACATTCGCCACGCCCATAGAGATATGTCGCTTCTGGCAGGTTTGGGAAGCGGGTTGTGTTTTGCGATAACCTCGGTGACCGCGTCGAAAGCCAGTCATGCTTTGGAGGGTTCTGTGATTACGTCGGCTGGGGTGGCGCTGTGGTATGTGCTAGCCACACAATCTATTTTATTATGCAGTATTCAAATCTATAGAACGCGTAATGTATTGGCTCCGATTACTCAGTCATTTGGGCTAAGTTGCAAGGTGGGTGTATTGAGTTCTTTAGGCTCTATTGGTTGGTTTACTGGCTTTGCTTTGGTAAACCCTGCGCTAGTTAAAACATTGGGACAAATAGAAATACTGGGGACGCTTTATTACTCAAAGAAAAAATTTAAGGAAAAAGTGACACCGCAGCAATGGGTCGGCGGCACAATGATTTTAATTAGTGTTATTCTTGTCACCATTGCGGCCGTATAA
- a CDS encoding Dabb family protein, whose translation MLQHYVVLKYQPETPESHINEFIARMRTLEKEIEHVKYLEIGRDELKEGRSWDLILIMKFESLDSLRAYQEHPKHQDIMRFNGVYVDNIAAIDYTI comes from the coding sequence ATGCTTCAACATTATGTAGTATTGAAATATCAACCAGAGACACCAGAGTCTCACATCAACGAATTTATTGCTCGAATGCGAACGCTTGAAAAGGAAATTGAGCACGTTAAGTATCTAGAGATCGGCAGAGATGAGCTTAAAGAAGGGCGTAGCTGGGATTTGATCCTGATTATGAAATTCGAATCGTTAGACAGTCTAAGAGCGTATCAGGAGCACCCTAAACATCAGGATATTATGCGCTTTAACGGCGTGTACGTTGATAACATTGCGGCGATTGATTATACGATATAG
- a CDS encoding sensor histidine kinase, whose product MNAPIRTSRQLTFIYFAIVAFAIITFHFAMIDTMIETMERVYAKERISKDVEEAKIYFHHHGEKKVVLSKMSRAYLGDESLPSYVLFPESVKSGEVVELIQGYKPDLEMFGVKEQYIDEKGIERNLYLVHYDEVYEASEGKVFKNQFIQLSISILLLFVSLIVVLLIARRLTQPLSNLTRYLENRATDDQSAIPVPDGIVTREIVLLVNQLNLLQEKNARLIERERAFNRRASHELRTPLMVIRGAANLLKRKVTSEFEQRQVHRLEQATHEMTDYIETLLMLSQIDREMDELVEINVSRKEVQEWITHFDDLHVTSKTSQVSFELTMPDDVLFAMPLPAFKIVVVNLLKNAFEAVIHGVESLDEEQVISLDVSNHKFGLMDSGEGLSGTHNPDGHGLGLVIVKDICNQYGYQFELSERVGSYGCVAIVEKPSEQGTNVH is encoded by the coding sequence ATGAACGCGCCGATTAGAACCTCTCGACAACTTACCTTCATTTATTTCGCTATTGTTGCGTTCGCTATTATTACCTTTCACTTTGCAATGATAGACACCATGATTGAAACCATGGAGAGAGTGTACGCGAAGGAGCGCATATCCAAAGACGTTGAAGAGGCAAAAATCTATTTTCATCATCATGGTGAAAAAAAGGTCGTATTGTCGAAAATGTCACGCGCTTATTTGGGAGACGAGTCGCTGCCGTCGTATGTCCTTTTTCCGGAATCAGTGAAATCTGGCGAAGTGGTTGAGCTCATTCAAGGTTATAAACCCGATCTTGAAATGTTTGGGGTAAAAGAACAGTACATCGACGAAAAGGGCATCGAGAGAAATCTTTACTTAGTTCACTATGACGAAGTATACGAAGCCAGCGAAGGTAAAGTATTCAAGAATCAGTTTATTCAATTATCGATATCGATTCTTTTGCTTTTCGTGAGTTTGATCGTTGTGTTGCTCATTGCTCGACGACTGACTCAGCCATTATCGAATTTAACCCGATATCTTGAAAACCGCGCAACAGATGACCAATCAGCTATTCCTGTGCCAGATGGAATCGTAACCCGAGAGATCGTGCTACTTGTTAATCAACTAAATCTGCTACAGGAAAAAAATGCTCGGTTGATTGAACGCGAAAGGGCATTTAATCGAAGAGCGAGCCACGAACTGAGAACGCCTCTTATGGTTATTCGGGGCGCTGCGAATCTGCTTAAACGTAAGGTGACGTCCGAATTTGAGCAACGACAAGTTCATCGTCTAGAGCAAGCAACACATGAAATGACCGACTATATCGAAACCTTGCTAATGTTGTCTCAAATTGACCGCGAAATGGATGAGTTGGTGGAGATCAATGTAAGCCGAAAAGAGGTGCAAGAATGGATAACGCACTTTGATGATTTGCATGTAACGAGTAAAACGAGTCAGGTATCGTTTGAGTTAACGATGCCGGATGACGTGCTTTTTGCAATGCCGTTACCCGCCTTCAAAATAGTGGTGGTCAACTTACTTAAAAATGCGTTTGAAGCGGTAATACATGGCGTCGAGTCGCTCGACGAAGAGCAGGTTATTTCATTGGATGTTTCAAACCATAAATTTGGTTTGATGGATTCGGGAGAGGGTCTAAGTGGCACTCATAATCCTGACGGACACGGTCTAGGTTTGGTCATCGTGAAAGACATTTGCAATCAATACGGTTATCAGTTTGAGCTGTCAGAACGCGTTGGCTCCTACGGATGTGTCGCTATTGTCGAAAAGCCTTCAGAACAAGGAACTAACGTGCACTAA
- a CDS encoding VOC family protein: protein MESNKINYVELPAKDLTLNKSFFEKAFGWSFQDFGTEYTAFENAGLDGGFFQADFASRPQNGAALVVLYSSELETTLERVKEYGGSIEQEIFEFPGGRRFHFLDPCGNEWAVWSKLA, encoded by the coding sequence ATGGAATCAAATAAGATCAATTACGTTGAATTGCCAGCCAAAGACTTAACGCTGAACAAATCGTTTTTTGAAAAAGCATTTGGTTGGTCGTTTCAGGATTTTGGAACGGAATACACGGCCTTTGAAAACGCGGGTTTGGATGGCGGTTTCTTTCAGGCTGATTTTGCGTCTCGGCCACAGAATGGCGCTGCGTTGGTGGTATTGTATTCGTCTGAACTCGAAACGACGCTAGAGCGGGTCAAAGAGTATGGCGGTAGCATTGAGCAGGAAATTTTCGAGTTTCCGGGTGGACGACGTTTCCACTTCCTTGATCCGTGCGGCAATGAATGGGCGGTCTGGTCAAAGCTTGCGTAG
- a CDS encoding GtrA family protein has product MKKSTFIQFIKFSLVGLISFVIDVFAMWVFSHWLPLVLARAVAFVLAVLTNWVCHRLYTFKSHASRQAKLKEAITFLTASLVGMIPNVGIYWWIVHSDWYVNYHSMSLAPLIAMIPGIVAGQITNFVLSKYWVFKEQPVVAVHPDH; this is encoded by the coding sequence ATGAAAAAGTCTACGTTTATACAGTTTATTAAATTTAGCCTTGTTGGCTTGATTAGCTTTGTCATTGATGTGTTCGCAATGTGGGTATTCAGTCATTGGTTACCCTTAGTGCTCGCTAGAGCAGTCGCCTTTGTCCTTGCAGTATTGACCAACTGGGTATGTCATCGACTCTACACGTTCAAAAGCCACGCGAGCCGCCAAGCGAAGCTGAAAGAAGCGATCACCTTCCTTACCGCTTCTCTGGTTGGCATGATCCCCAATGTCGGAATTTATTGGTGGATTGTTCATTCGGACTGGTATGTAAACTACCATTCCATGTCGCTCGCCCCTCTTATTGCAATGATTCCGGGCATCGTCGCAGGGCAAATCACGAACTTTGTTCTGTCTAAATACTGGGTATTTAAAGAACAACCCGTTGTAGCCGTTCACCCAGACCATTAA
- a CDS encoding alkene reductase, whose protein sequence is MSLNADLFRSVELGDIALANRFVMAPLTRCRATNHLPNELMAEYYGQRASAGLLISECSIVTEGASAFGNDPGVYSQEQVEGWKKTTQAVHQAGGRIFMQIWHAGRAAHPSFNGGQDAVAPSAIAIDGETHTPEGKQPYSQPKALSRDEIKALVEDFRQAAVNAIEAGFDGVEIHAANGYLIDQFLRDGSNKRTDDYGGSVENRARFLVEVVEAVTNAIGSAKVGIRLSPLNSFNDMKDSDPVALTEYLSTRLNDFNLAYLHLMRADFFGVQQADVVSVARAHYKGHLMLNMGYQSEEANQVLASGQADSIAFGTGFLANPDFVERIKVGAELNTPNEATFYSPGAEGYTDYPLMSKN, encoded by the coding sequence ATGTCTTTGAATGCTGATTTATTTCGCTCCGTGGAGCTTGGCGACATTGCGCTCGCAAATCGCTTTGTCATGGCACCACTTACGCGTTGTCGTGCAACGAATCATCTACCGAATGAGCTGATGGCTGAATACTACGGACAAAGGGCTTCTGCAGGTCTACTTATCTCTGAGTGCTCAATTGTGACCGAAGGTGCGTCAGCGTTTGGTAATGATCCCGGTGTTTATTCACAAGAACAAGTAGAGGGCTGGAAGAAAACCACACAAGCGGTTCATCAAGCTGGTGGTCGAATCTTCATGCAGATTTGGCATGCGGGTCGTGCGGCTCACCCTTCTTTCAATGGTGGTCAAGATGCTGTCGCACCAAGTGCTATTGCCATTGACGGTGAGACACACACACCAGAAGGAAAACAGCCTTACTCCCAACCGAAAGCACTTTCTCGGGATGAGATAAAAGCGTTAGTTGAAGATTTTCGTCAAGCCGCGGTAAACGCAATTGAGGCTGGATTTGATGGCGTCGAAATTCATGCTGCTAATGGCTACCTTATTGATCAGTTCTTGCGAGATGGAAGTAATAAACGTACAGACGACTATGGTGGTTCCGTTGAAAATCGTGCACGTTTCTTAGTTGAGGTCGTCGAAGCGGTGACAAATGCGATTGGCTCTGCCAAAGTGGGCATACGTTTATCTCCTTTAAACAGCTTTAACGATATGAAAGACAGTGACCCAGTTGCATTGACCGAGTATCTTTCTACGCGTTTAAATGATTTTAACTTGGCCTACTTACACTTGATGCGAGCGGACTTCTTTGGTGTTCAACAAGCGGACGTTGTCAGTGTTGCCCGAGCGCATTATAAAGGTCACTTGATGCTTAATATGGGTTATCAATCGGAAGAAGCAAATCAAGTATTGGCAAGCGGTCAAGCCGATAGTATTGCCTTTGGAACAGGGTTCCTCGCTAATCCAGATTTTGTTGAGCGCATTAAAGTCGGTGCTGAATTGAATACACCAAACGAAGCAACTTTTTATTCTCCGGGGGCTGAGGGGTATACCGATTACCCTTTGATGTCGAAAAACTAA
- a CDS encoding response regulator transcription factor, which produces MKILVVEDHKDIAGVIYDFFELRDDVLDYASNGEQGLNLIRQNVYDVIILDIMLPKMDGLTVCRTLRSEGITTPVIMLTARDTREDILDGFKSQADDYLVKPFDLDILGARVDALIRRNKADSESNKTLTFGELTLDCGRRIVEREGGRYSLNPSQYKIIKLLISKAPDMVSRAEIIHELWGEEEQDPSILRTHIYQLRNLIDKPFDHPYIKTVSKSGYRLERPDERAD; this is translated from the coding sequence ATGAAAATACTGGTAGTGGAAGATCACAAAGACATTGCAGGCGTGATCTACGACTTTTTCGAACTGAGGGACGACGTTCTTGATTACGCGAGCAATGGCGAACAAGGCTTGAACCTTATAAGACAAAACGTCTATGACGTGATCATTCTTGATATTATGTTGCCTAAGATGGATGGTTTAACCGTTTGTCGAACGCTACGCAGTGAAGGCATTACAACGCCGGTTATCATGTTGACAGCTCGTGACACACGGGAAGATATTTTAGACGGTTTTAAAAGCCAAGCGGATGACTATTTGGTAAAACCGTTCGACTTAGACATTCTTGGGGCGCGAGTGGACGCTTTGATTCGCAGGAACAAAGCAGATAGTGAATCCAATAAAACCTTAACGTTTGGCGAGCTAACGCTTGATTGTGGGCGTCGTATTGTGGAGCGAGAAGGGGGTAGATACTCATTGAACCCATCGCAATATAAAATCATCAAACTCTTAATTTCAAAAGCGCCGGACATGGTTTCACGCGCTGAAATCATCCACGAATTGTGGGGGGAAGAAGAGCAAGATCCTTCGATCCTTCGAACACACATCTATCAACTGCGTAATCTGATCGATAAACCGTTTGATCATCCTTATATAAAAACCGTTTCAAAGTCCGGATACCGATTGGAAAGGCCAGATGAACGCGCCGATTAG
- a CDS encoding pirin family protein, with amino-acid sequence MKAIIKTIPLQMFWPTFDPFLFCAFHNDAYPAGNGKLGPNASLSGRQIGQDFSQKDGWSMYHGSKVPGFPAHPHRGFETVTVVNKGYVDHADSMGAAGRYGEGDTQWMTAGKGVQHSEMMPLVHTQKSNPLELFQIWLNLPSYNKMVEPHFSMLWKEDTPIATLRDENDKGIKIKVVAGSLNVDGSALQSLPCPPNSWANDKENHVAIWIIDLEVEASWTLPASVRDLSRTLYVFEGEQVQAEDSTVPVNVALQVKSDAPLAIKNTGSESVRILLLQGKPINENVEQHGPFVMNTRQELQQAFFDYQQTQFGGWRWPSSDQTHGETPRRFALYADGREETP; translated from the coding sequence GTGAAAGCAATTATTAAAACGATACCACTGCAAATGTTTTGGCCGACGTTCGACCCTTTTTTGTTCTGCGCTTTTCATAACGACGCCTATCCGGCTGGTAATGGTAAATTGGGGCCAAACGCGTCACTAAGCGGCCGTCAAATCGGTCAGGACTTCAGTCAAAAAGACGGTTGGAGCATGTATCACGGCAGTAAGGTTCCTGGTTTTCCTGCGCATCCTCACCGAGGGTTTGAAACCGTCACGGTTGTGAATAAAGGCTATGTTGATCATGCTGATTCTATGGGCGCAGCAGGTCGTTATGGCGAAGGTGATACTCAATGGATGACGGCGGGGAAGGGGGTGCAGCATTCCGAAATGATGCCACTGGTTCATACTCAAAAGAGCAACCCTCTCGAATTGTTCCAAATTTGGCTTAACCTACCTTCGTACAACAAAATGGTTGAACCTCACTTTTCCATGCTTTGGAAAGAGGACACCCCTATTGCAACGCTACGCGATGAAAATGATAAGGGGATCAAGATAAAGGTTGTGGCTGGTAGCTTGAACGTAGATGGGAGTGCGCTTCAATCTTTACCCTGTCCGCCGAATTCATGGGCCAATGACAAAGAAAATCATGTGGCCATTTGGATTATCGATTTAGAGGTCGAAGCAAGTTGGACACTGCCTGCGTCGGTTCGAGACCTCAGTCGTACTTTGTATGTCTTTGAAGGGGAGCAAGTTCAGGCTGAGGATAGCACTGTCCCCGTGAATGTTGCGCTACAAGTAAAAAGCGACGCGCCTCTGGCTATCAAAAATACAGGGTCTGAAAGTGTTAGGATATTGCTCTTGCAAGGCAAGCCGATAAACGAAAATGTGGAACAACATGGCCCGTTTGTTATGAATACTCGCCAAGAGCTACAGCAAGCATTTTTTGACTACCAGCAAACGCAATTTGGAGGCTGGCGTTGGCCGTCGTCAGATCAAACGCACGGCGAAACCCCACGACGTTTTGCGCTCTATGCTGACGGGCGTGAAGAGACGCCATAA